The Trichomycterus rosablanca isolate fTriRos1 chromosome 22, fTriRos1.hap1, whole genome shotgun sequence genome has a window encoding:
- the mfsd6l gene encoding major facilitator superfamily domain-containing protein 6-like, translated as MKKNKQWDIRGAVGLAAFFHFLHSFASGCLMPFLTLYFRHLGLSAFMTGIIMAAKHIVALVWRPISSILARRHNKRRTVITGSIICSTAVALTLLLLPPMDINMESEGCNISQQNSSHTALVFDHTTVESWTVEQNLTTPTPVVYSTEHNITSTLDGNDTNPRHTMPASVSASTKIQDINATQKFETDSNKTSNQTDQKEPLEVKTAQTPSSKRRSRSLNQQDQKQKETYVTSFEFLGSLKVMDVQHQMFFLVLIVVSLWEITAVPLLWTADDGLHEYLDFVDSTDRHGLVKPWRLLGTAGGMGGSGILVTILYCLVGPVLHFYTYAVLMVLTVPVAVLLPLYRHKRERVPKASLKALQLVKADSRALFYSITALLTGMAGSVIFDFLLWQMQDLGATELQMGITLALTPLCQAAFSPLNIKFTRLVKTHDRLLLLGVLGLSLQCLYYSFLWTPWVALPAQLLAGLSTGVLWWSLEAQCMDIASPGTEVAVQRVFEALYLDLGAALGSVAGGFVVQTFGVRVLFQGTAVMLALWCTALAVLQWRIPRQRRVNYSRLLAADSSDMSESESEQETDWLEKAMEEQ; from the coding sequence ATGAAGAAGAACAAGCAGTGGGATATCAGAGGGGCTGTGGGCCTTGCAGCCTTCTTCCATTTTCTGCATTCTTTTGCCTCAGGATGCCTTATGCCCTTCCTCACGCTCTACTTCAGGCACCTCGGACTCAGTGCATTCATGACGGGCATCATCATGGCTGCCAAGCACATAGTTGCTCTGGTGTGGAGGCCTATCTCTAGTATCCTGGCCAGGCGCCATAACAAACGGCGGACAGTCATAACAGGGTCTATTATCTGTTCAACAGCAGTTGCTTTAACTCTTTTGCTCCTCCCTCCCATGGATATAAACATGGAAAGTGAAGGCTGTAATATCAGTCAGCAGAACAGCAGCCATACGGCACTTGTATTCGACCACACTACTGTGGAATCCTGGACAGTCGAGCAAAATTTGACTACTCCTACTCCTGTTGTGTATTCAACAGAACATAACATTACTTCTACACTAGATGGAAATGATACTAATCCTAGACATACAATGCCAGCCAGTGTATCAGCATCCACCAAAATCCAAGATATAAATGCAACTCAAAAGTTTGAAACAGATTCAAATAAAACTAGCAACCAAACAGACCAAAAAGAACCTTTAGAAGTAAAAACTGCTCAGACCCCCTCTTCAAAACGGAGAAGTCGATCCTTAAATCAACAAGATCAAAAGCAAAAGGAAACGTATGTGACTTCCTTCGAGTTCCTTGGAAGTTTGAAAGTCATGGACGTGCAGCATCAGATGTTTTTCCTGGTACTGATTGTAGTAAGTCTATGGGAGATTACTGCTGTTCCTCTGTTGTGGACTGCCGATGATGGGCTACACGAGTACCTTGATTTTGTGGATTCTACTGACCGCCATGGACTAGTTAAACCCTGGAGATTGTTAGGCACTGCTGGCGGTATGGGAGGCAGTGGTATTCTAGTAACCATTCTTTACTGTCTTGTCGGGCctgttttgcatttttacaCCTATGCTGTGCTAATGGTTCTAACAGTCCCTGTTGCTGTGTTGTTACCACTTTACCGGCACAAACGTGAACGTGTTCCCAAAGCCAGCTTAAAGGCACTGCAACTGGTCAAAGCTGACTCGCGGGCACTGTTTTATTCCATAACTGCTCTTTTAACTGGCATGGCAGGCTCAGTCATATTTGACTTCCTCTTGTGGCAGATGCAGGATCTTGGTGCCACGGAGCTACAAATGGGAATCACTTTGGCACTAACACCTTTATGCCAGGCGGCTTTTTCTCCACTGAATATAAAATTTACACGTTTAGTAAAAACCCACGATAGGCTACTGCTGCTTGGAGTTCTTGGTCTGTCTCTACAGTGCCTTTACTATTCCTTCTTGTGGACTCCATGGGTTGCACTTCCTGCTCAGCTGCTGGCTGGACTTAGCACTGGTGTCCTCTGGTGGTCATTAGAAGCACAGTGCATGGACATAGCTTCTCCAGGAACAGAGGTGGCAGTCCAGCGTGTTTTTGAAGCCCTGTATCTGGATCTTGGGGCTGCATTAGGCAGTGTGGCGGGAGGGTTTGTGGTGCAGACGTTTGGGGTTAGGGTGCTCTTCCAGGGTACAGCAGTCATGCTCGCACTGTGGTGCACCGCTTTGGCTGTTTTGCAGTGGAGGATCCCACGTCAGCGCAGGGTTAACTACTCGCGCCTGCTGGCGGCGGACAGCAGTGACATGAGTGAGTCAGAGTCGGAGCAGGAGACTGACTGGTTGGAGAAAGCCATGGAGGAACAATAA